In a genomic window of Bacteroidales bacterium:
- a CDS encoding radical SAM protein, producing the protein MSTFLFDQLVFGPVHSRRLGISLGINLLPIESKYCNFNCIYCECGWNADKRPAGIHLPKRQDVYSALEKKLTEMQSSGELPDAITFAGNGEPTIHPDFPEIIDDTISLRNRYAPESKISVLTNATMLHRNRIVEALKKTDMPILKLDSAIESTIQLLNQPAGKISIKKLIDQLKSFEGACVIQTMFVHGMYEGKKVDNTTQEELDAWEKTILEIKPRQLMIYTIARDTPAQSLQKVSEQTLKDIALRMEKQGIPVHVST; encoded by the coding sequence GTGTCTACTTTTTTATTCGACCAACTTGTTTTTGGTCCGGTACATAGCCGAAGATTAGGAATATCATTGGGGATCAATTTACTACCCATTGAAAGCAAATACTGTAATTTCAACTGTATTTACTGCGAATGTGGATGGAATGCAGATAAACGACCAGCAGGGATACATCTTCCCAAAAGGCAGGATGTTTATTCTGCCCTGGAAAAAAAACTGACGGAAATGCAATCATCCGGAGAATTACCGGATGCCATTACCTTTGCCGGAAATGGAGAACCGACCATTCATCCGGATTTTCCTGAAATTATTGATGATACCATTTCGTTACGCAACCGTTATGCTCCAGAATCAAAAATATCGGTATTGACTAATGCCACAATGTTGCACCGGAACAGGATCGTTGAAGCATTAAAAAAAACAGATATGCCGATATTGAAACTGGATTCGGCTATTGAATCAACGATACAATTGCTGAATCAACCTGCCGGAAAGATATCCATAAAAAAACTGATCGATCAGTTAAAGTCATTTGAGGGAGCATGCGTTATCCAGACCATGTTTGTCCATGGCATGTATGAAGGAAAAAAAGTTGACAATACGACACAGGAAGAATTGGATGCCTGGGAAAAAACCATCCTTGAGATCAAGCCCCGACAGTTGATGATCTATACCATTGCCCGGGACACTCCGGCCCAAAGCCTGCAAAAAGTATCCGAACAAACATTGAAAGACATTGCATTACGTATGGAAAAACAAGGAATACCGGTACATGTGTCTACCTGA